The stretch of DNA GTTCTTCGAGCAATACAGCCACGAGCCTTACATTGCCGTGGCACGCTACTGGCGGCACCTGGAAGGCAAGGAACCGCCCGAAGCCGTGCCCGGCCAGATTGAAGAACGCGGTTATGCAGCCCTTGGGGTGATGGAACAACGCCTTGGTGAAGCACCCTATTTTGCAGGCGACACCTACTCCATCGCCGACATAGCACTTTATGCCTACACCCATGTGGCCCATGAGGGTGGCTTCTCTCTTGAGGCATATCCCAACATCCGCGCGTGGCTTGAGCGCGTCGCAGCCACACCGCGCTTCGTCGGCATGGACTGGCGGCCCTGACGTAGCCCGCGCAAACCATCGCGACTCGGCTCGCCACAAACTTGCCCCAAAATTCCCTCGGGGCCGCCCCATTGGCCGCGCGATGTCGCCCCATTGCGAGCGCTAACTCTCCATCACGCGGATGTGACCTGCCAGCAGGTGCCCTGACATCCGCAGTCGATGGAGGGGAACACCAGATGACGACACTCGCCGGACCACAAAGGGTCGCGCAATATCACGAGGGAGTAAGCCACGCATTGCGGGCGCTCCTCATCATTACAAGCTTCATTCTTGCCGCCGTCGCGCTGTCCGGCGGCTTCTCCATGACTGCCTATGCGCAAACAGCATCCGCAGCTCCGGCGACCGCCAAACTTGCAACGGCCAAACTCGCAACAGTCCGTCCCGGTGACATGAATTCCGGCGCGCTACTGTTTGAGACACAGACCCCCGGCGAATATGTGCAGGCGCCACTTGTGGCCACGGACGTCACACTTGATGTCACCGGCATCATCGCGCGCGGCACTGTCACCCAGCGTTTCCTCAATCCAAGCGATGGCTGGGTCGAAGGTGTGTATGTCTTCCCTCTGCCGGACGATGCCGCCGTGGACAGCCTGCGCATGCAGATCGGTGACCGCTTCATTGAAGGTCAGGTGAAAGAGAAGCAGGAAGCCCGCGAAATCTACGAAGAAGCCAAGGAACAGGGCTTCAAGGCGTCCCTCGTTGAGCAGGAACGCCCCAACATCTTTACAAACTCCGTCGCCAATATCGGCCCGGGCGAAATGATCGTCGTGCAGATTGCCTATCAGCAGACGGTGACCGTGGATGCGGGCGACTACTCGATCCGCTTCCCTATGGTTGTCGCGCCGCGCTACATGCCTGCGCCGACGGTCCACATGGTTGATTTCCAGACCGGCCCCAATGGCGAGACGACGGGCTTTGCCGCCATCTCCGATCCGGTTCCTGATCGCGAGCGCATTTCACCGCCGGTCCTGAATCCTAAGACCGAAGGCAAGACCAACCCGGTGACCCTGACCGTCAATCTGGACGCAGGCTTTGAGCTTGGTGACGTGACAAGCCACCACCATGCAGTGAAGCTCGATCAGGACGACATGAAAGCGACGCTGACACTGGACGCCCCCAAGGGTCAGGTGCCCGCCGACAAGGACTTTGAACTGACATGGACGGCGCAGGACGGCACAGGTCCCAATGCGGCCCTGTTCATTGAGACCACAACAGACGAAGACGGCAAGGAAACGCCCTACCTGCTGATGATGCTGACACCGCCCACCGGTGCATCACTGCCGGATGCAGGCCCCCGCGAAGTGGTGTTCGTCATCGACAATTCCGGCTCCATGTCCGGCCCGTCCATGGACCAGGCCAAGGCAAGCCTGCTGCTGGCCCTGGACCGTCTCGACACGGACGACACTTTCAATGTCATCCGCTTCGACCATGAGTTTGATCAGGTCTTCCCCGCTGCCGTGCGCGCAGACAAGGAGAACCTCGACATTGCCCGCGCCTTCGTCAGCAATCTGTCCGCAGATGGCGGCACAGAAATGCTGGCACCGCTGCAGGCCTCTCTTCAGGACGCCAACCCGACCGACACCAACCGTCTGCGTCAGGTCATCTTCCTCACCGACGGCGCCATCGGCAACGAAGTCGAGCTGTTTGAAACAATCTCACAGGGCCTTGGCCGCTCGCGCCTCTTCACTGTGGGCATTGGCTCTGCGCCCAACTCATTCTTCATGACGCGGGCTGCTGAAGTCGGTCGTGGCGCTTTCACCCATATCGGCTCAGCCGACCAGATCGTGCCGCGCATGGCTCAATTGTTTGAAAAGCTGGAGACACCAGTCATCACCGGTCTTGAGATGGACTGGCCGGCGCGGGTGCTCAACGAAGTGTGGCCCAACCCGCTGCCCGATCTCTACAAGGGCGAACCCATTGTGCTGACCGCACGGCTGGCCCGCGCGCCCAAACCCGGCGAGTTGCTGGAAGTCGGTGGCAGCTTTGCCGGAGACCCCTGGCTTGTGCAGTTGCCGCTTGCCAAGGCGCAGGACGGCGACGGCATTGCCAAGCTGTGGGCCCGCCGCAAGATCGCGTCACTTGAAGGCTTCCGCTATTCCGGTGGCGACTGGGAAAAGATCGACCGGGACATTCTCGCTGTCGCGCTCGACCACCATCTCGTCAGCCGCCTCACCAGCCTTGTCGCCGTGGATGTCACACCCTCGCGGCCGGACGATGAAAATCTCGGCACGGCGCAGATGCCGGTGAACCTGCCCGATGGCTGGGACTTTGAAAAAGTCTTTGGTGGAGGCCCCTCACCAATGCCGACAAGCGCATCCATTGCACCTGATCCTGCATGGCAGGTGTTGAAAGTGGCCGCGGCACCTCCCGCTCCGGTAGCCGGTGCCAGGAGCGTGCCCTTGCCGCAGGGCTCAACCCCGGCACCCCTGCTGATGCTCATGGGCCTGATCGGTCTTGCCCTCGGCTTTGCCCTCCTCGCGCTTTACCGGCGCGAGGACAAGTCGGCGGCGTAGCGGAAACATGGGCATGGGGCTGACACGCAAACACATGATCGGACTGGCAGCAGGCGCTCTGCTGCTGAGCAGCGGCGCCGCGCTTGCCGCCAGTCTTTACATCGACTCCAAGGCACTGGTGGGTCAGGTCCTGCTGGAGCGTGCATTCGCACAGACCCTTGAAACAGGCCAGCCGACAAAGCCGTGGGACTGGGCCGACACCTGGCCTGTCGCCCGTGTCTCAGCCCCC from Pyruvatibacter sp. HU-CL02332 encodes:
- a CDS encoding glutathione S-transferase family protein, whose product is MTYRLYHMQSSGNCWKPRVALHQLGHAFELIDIDIMTGQSRTDDYMAMNPNGRVPLLQLPDGRYLAESNAMLAYLAEGTDLMPSDRYDRGVMFQWMFFEQYSHEPYIAVARYWRHLEGKEPPEAVPGQIEERGYAALGVMEQRLGEAPYFAGDTYSIADIALYAYTHVAHEGGFSLEAYPNIRAWLERVAATPRFVGMDWRP
- a CDS encoding marine proteobacterial sortase target protein, producing MTTLAGPQRVAQYHEGVSHALRALLIITSFILAAVALSGGFSMTAYAQTASAAPATAKLATAKLATVRPGDMNSGALLFETQTPGEYVQAPLVATDVTLDVTGIIARGTVTQRFLNPSDGWVEGVYVFPLPDDAAVDSLRMQIGDRFIEGQVKEKQEAREIYEEAKEQGFKASLVEQERPNIFTNSVANIGPGEMIVVQIAYQQTVTVDAGDYSIRFPMVVAPRYMPAPTVHMVDFQTGPNGETTGFAAISDPVPDRERISPPVLNPKTEGKTNPVTLTVNLDAGFELGDVTSHHHAVKLDQDDMKATLTLDAPKGQVPADKDFELTWTAQDGTGPNAALFIETTTDEDGKETPYLLMMLTPPTGASLPDAGPREVVFVIDNSGSMSGPSMDQAKASLLLALDRLDTDDTFNVIRFDHEFDQVFPAAVRADKENLDIARAFVSNLSADGGTEMLAPLQASLQDANPTDTNRLRQVIFLTDGAIGNEVELFETISQGLGRSRLFTVGIGSAPNSFFMTRAAEVGRGAFTHIGSADQIVPRMAQLFEKLETPVITGLEMDWPARVLNEVWPNPLPDLYKGEPIVLTARLARAPKPGELLEVGGSFAGDPWLVQLPLAKAQDGDGIAKLWARRKIASLEGFRYSGGDWEKIDRDILAVALDHHLVSRLTSLVAVDVTPSRPDDENLGTAQMPVNLPDGWDFEKVFGGGPSPMPTSASIAPDPAWQVLKVAAAPPAPVAGARSVPLPQGSTPAPLLMLMGLIGLALGFALLALYRREDKSAA